AACAACAGCACAGGAGCCACTAAGAGATCAACAACAGCACAGGAGCCACTAAGAGATCAACAACAGCACAGGAGCCACTAAGAGATCAACAACAGCACAGGAGCCACTAAGAGATCAACAACAGCACAGGAGCCACTAAGAGATCAACAACAGCACAGGAGCCACTAAGAGATCAACAACAGCACAGGAGCCACTAAGAGATCAACAACAGCACAGGAGCCACTAAGAGATCAACAACAGCACAGGAGCCACTAAGAGATCAACAACAGCACAGGAGCCACTAAGAGATCAACAGCAGCACAGGAGCCACTAAGAGATCAACAGCAGCACAGGAGCCACTAAGAGATCAACAACAGCACAGGAGCCACTAAGAGATCAACAACAGCACAGGAGCCACTAAGAGATCAACAACAGCACAGGAGCCACTAAGAGATCAACAACAGCACAGGAGCCACTAAGAGATCAACAACAGCACAGGAGCCACTAAGAGATCAACAACAGCACAGGAGCCACTAAGAGATCAACAACAGCACAGGAGCCACTAAGAGATCAACAACAGCACAGGAGCCACTAAGAGATCAACAACAGCACAGGAGCCACTAAGAGATCAACAACAGCACAGGAGCCACTAAGAGATCAACAACAGCACAGGAGCCACTAAGAGATCAACAACAGCACAGGAGCCACTAAGAGATCAACAACAGCACAGGAGCCACTAAGAGATCAACAACAGCACAGGAGCCACTAAGAGATCAACAACAGCACAGGAGCCACTAAGAGATCAACAACAGCACAGGAGCCACTAAGAGATCAACAACAGCACAGGAGCCACTAAGAGATCAACAACAGCACAGGAGCCACTAAGGAGACTCGTCACAACTCTCCACAAAGTTCTCAATAACTTACTATTTACTGATGTTGGAattgttttgttttttatttatttgatgTAAAAGTGTAAAAAATTATTGTTTTTCaactttgttttatattttttaattaatgagtGGCTGACAGTGCCCGTAGCCCTGGGGGCCCGGCAGTGCCCGTAGCCCTGGGGGCCCGGCAGTGCCCGTAGCCCTGGGGGCCCGGCGGTGACCGTAGCCCTGGGGGCCCGGCGGTGACCGTAGCCCTGGGGCCCGGCAGTGCCCGTAGCCCTGGGGGCCCGGCGGTGCCCGTAGCCCTGGGGCCCGGCGGTGCCCGTAGCCCTGGGGGCCCGGCAGTGCCCGTAGCCCTGGGGGCCCGGCGGTGACCGTAGCCCTGGGGGCCCGGCGGTGACCGTAGCCCTGGGGCCCGGCAGTGCCCGTAGCCCTGGGGGCCCGGCAGTGCCCGTAGCCCTGGGGCCCGGCGGTGACCGTAGCCCTGGGGCCCGGCAGTGCCCGTAGCCCTGGGGCCCGGCGGTGCCCGTAGCCCTGGGGCCCAGGCGGTGACCGTAGCCCTGGGGGCCCGGCGGTGACCGTAGCCCTGGGGCCCGGCAGTGCCCGTAGCCCTGGGGGCCCGGCGGTGCCCGTAGCCCTGGGGGCCCGGCGGTGCCCGTAGCCCTGGGGCCCGGCGGTGCCCGTAGCCCTGGGGCCCGGCGGTGCCCGTAGCCCTGGGGGCCCGGCGGTGCCCGTAGCCCTGGGGCCCGGCAGTGCCCGTAGCCCTGGGGGCCCGGCGGTGCCCGTAGCCCTGGGGGCCCGGCGGTGCCCGTAGCCCTGGGGCCCAGCAGTGCCCGTAGCCCTGGGGGCCCAGCAGTGCCCGTAGCCCTGGGGGCCCGGCGGTGCCCGTAGCCCTGGGGGCCCGGCGGTGCCCGTAGCCCTGGGGCCCGGCGGTGCCCGTAGCCCTGGGGCCCGGCGGTGACCGTAGCCCTGGGGCCCGGCGGTGACCGTAGCCCTGGGGGCCCGGCGGTGACCGTAGCCCTGTGGCCCGGCGGTGACCGTAGCCCTGGGGGCCCTGCGGTGACCGTAGCCCTGGGGCCCGGCGGTGCCCGTAGCCCTGGGGCCCGGCAGTGCCCGTAGCCCTGGGGGCCCGGCGGTGCCCGTAGCCCTGGGGGCCCGGCGGTGCCCGTAGCCCTGGGGCCCAGCAGTGCCCGTAGCCCTGGGGGCCCGGCGGTGCCCGTAGCCCTGGGGGCCCGGCGGTGCCCGTAGCCCTGGGGGCCCAGCGGTGCCCGTAGCCCTGGGGCCCGGCGGTGCCCGTAGCCCTGGGCCCCGGCAGTGCCCGTAGCCCTGGCAGTGCCCGTAGCCCTGGGGGCCCGGCGGTGCCCGTAGCCCTGGGGGCCCGGCGGTGCCCGTAGCCCTGGGGGCCAGGCGGTGCCCGTAGCCCTGGGGCCCGGCAGTGCCCGTAGCCCTGGGGGCCCGGCGGTGACCGTAGCCCTGGGGCCCGGCGGTGACCGTAGCCCTGGGGGCCCGGTGGTGCTCGTAGCCCTGGGGCCCGGCGGTGCCCGTAGCCCTGGGGGCCCGGCGGTGCCCGTAGCCTTGGGGCCCGGTGGTGCCCGTAGCCCTGGGGGCCCGGCGGTGCCCGTAGCCCTGGGGGCCCGGCGGTGCCCGTAGCCCTGGGGGCCCGGCGGTGACCGTAGCCCTGAGGCCCCGGCGGTGACCGTAGCCCTGTGGCCCGGCGGTGACCGTAGCCCTGGGGGCCCGGCGGTGCCCGTAGCCCTGGGGGCCCGGCGGTGACCGTAGCCCTGGGGGCCCGGCGGTGCCCGTAACCCTGGGGCCCGGCGGTGACCGTAGCCCTGGGGGCCCGGCGGTGCCCGTAGCCCTGGGGGCCCGGCGGTGACCGTAGCCCTGGGGGCCCGGCGGTGCCCGTAACCCTGGGGCCCGGCGGTGCCCGTAGCCCTGCGGGCCCGGCGgtgaccgtagccctgcgggcccGGCGGTGACCGTAGCCCTGGGGGCCCGGCGgtgaccgtagccctgcgggcccGGCGGTGACCGTAGCCCTGGGGCCCGGCGTTGACCGTAGCCCTGGGGCCCGGCGGTGACCGTATCCCTGGGGCCCGGCGGTAACCGTAGCCCTGGGGCCC
This genomic stretch from Procambarus clarkii isolate CNS0578487 chromosome 22, FALCON_Pclarkii_2.0, whole genome shotgun sequence harbors:
- the LOC123756814 gene encoding collagen alpha-1(I) chain-like; this translates as MYKGSRSNICVYKGSRSNICVYKGSGGNICEYKGSGGNIRMYKGSGSNICVYKGSGGNIRMYKGSRSNICVYKGSGGNIRMYKGSRSNICVYKGSGGNICVYKGSASNICVYKGSLCGGNIGMYKGSGGNICVYKGSGGNIRMYKGSRSNICVYKGSGGNICVYKGSASNICVYKGSGGNIGMYKGSEGNISMYKGSEASGTAGPQGYGHHRAPGLRAPPGPRATGTAGPQGYGHRRAPGLRAPPGPRATGTTGPPGLRAPPGPQGYGHHRAPGLRPPPGPRATSTAGPQGYGHRRAPGLRSPPGPQGYGHRRGPRATVTAGPQGYGHRRAPGLRSPPGPQGYGHRRGPRATVTAGPQGYSYRRAPRATVTAGPQGYGHRRAPGLRLPPGPRDTVTAGPQGYGQRRAPGLRSPPGPQGYGHRRAPRATVTAGPAGLRSPPGPQGYGHRRAPGLRAPPGPQGYGHRRAPRATGTAGPPGLRSPPGPRVTGTAGPPGLRSPPGPQGYGHRRAPRATVTAGPQGYGHRRGLRATVTAGPPGLRAPPGPQGYGHRRAPRATGTTGPQGYGHRRAPRATGTAGPQGYEHHRAPRATVTAGPQGYGHRRAPRATGTAGPQGYGHRLAPRATGTAGPPGLRAPPGPQGYGHCQGYGHCRGPGLRAPPGPRATGTAGPPGLRAPPGPQGYGHRRAPRATGTAGPQGYGHRRAPRATGTAGPPGLRALPGPRATGTAGPQGYGHRRAPRATVTAGPQGYGHRRAPRATVTAGPQGYGHRRAPGLRAPPGPRATGTAGPPGLRAPPGPQGYGHCWAPRATGTAGPQGYGHRRAPRATGTAGPPGLRALPGPRATGTAGPPGLRAPPGPRATGTAGPQGYGHRRAPRATGTAGPPGLRALPGPRATVTAGPPGLRSPPGPQGYGHRRAPGLRALPGPRATVTAGPQGYGHCRAPRATGTAGPQGYGHRRAPRATVTAGPPGLRALPGPQGYGHRRAPGLRAPPGPQGYGHCRAPGLRSPPGPQGYGHRRAPRATGTAGPPGLRALPGPQGYGHCQPLIN